The Sulfurospirillum diekertiae genomic sequence GATGACGACCAAGGCGCTTCTAAAATGAAGCAAAAAGAGCATCACAACGGCTAAAACAACGATGCTCTCTTCAAAAAGAGCGCGCTTGAGATTATTGATTGCTTTGGTAATGAGATCGCTTCTATCGTACGTTGTGACCACTTCCACATCGTTTACATGTAAAGATGCCAGCTTCTCTTTTACCGCTTGAATAACCTTGTACGCGTTCTCTTTGTAACGCACCACAACGACACCACCAACGACTTCACCCTCACCATTTAGCTCTGCCATACCACTACGATACGTTGGCACGATACGCGCATCCGCAATGTCGGAAAGTTTCAGAGGAATGCCATTAACGGTTTTGATGGTGATGCCTGCTATCTCGTCCAAAGAACGCGCAAAACCTCTGGCTTGAACGATCTGCTCAAACCCATTTTCAAGCACGACTCGACCGCCGAGGTCATTGTTATTTTTGGAAAGTGCATTCATAAGATCATCGATGCTTAGGTCATATTTGTAGAGTGCATCTTGGTGCAATGTGATCTCATAGTCTTTGACATAACCACCCACACTCGCCACTTCACTCACTCCTTCAACACCAAAAAGTGCGTAACGGTAGAGGTAATCTTGAATGCTACGAAGATCCTCAAGACTGCGATTGTGAGACTTAAGTGCGTACTCAAATGCCCAACCGATGCCCGTTGCATCAGGCCCTAGCTTGATGGTCGCACTTTTAGGCGCATTTTTAGAGACATTTTGGATGACTTCATTGACCCGATCTCGTGCCCAGTAAAGGTCGGTACCCTCTTCAAAAATGATGTAAACGATGGCATTTTCATACGACGTAAAGGCGCGCACCGTTTTGGTTTTGGCTGTCGCTAAAAGCGCATTGGTCAGCTCATAAATGATCTGATCTTCGATGATTTTGGGTGACTGCCCCAAATACTTAACATTGACGATGACTTGCGGAGGGGTGAGGTCTGGCAAGGCATCCAATGGAGTTTGCCGAATCGCCCAGTATGACAGAAATGCACCAATGAGCAAAGCGATAAGAAGGAGTGCTTTGTTTTTGACACTCTTTTCAATGATGCTCTCGATCATTGCATTGCCCCGCCATTATTTTGAGCATCGGCATCAAACATAAAGAGTGCATTTGAGACAACCACATCGCCCTCTTTAAGCCCTGAGACAATCTCATACGTATCGTTGTTCAATCGTTTTGCTTCGATCTCTCGTGGTTCATATTCGCCCTCAAATTCGCCTTTGACAAACACGCTCGTTTTAGCCCCTTTGGTCATCACGGCACTTTTTGGAAGCGCTAAATACTCACGTTTGGCTGTTCCAAAACGCGCCTTAGCAAACGCATTTTCGTAGATTTCGAGGTCTTTGTTATCGATCACCAAACGCACGTCCACACTTTTGGTTTGCGGGTCAACTTTGGGGTAGATAAAATCAATTTTGGCTTTGTACGGTTTTGCACTCATATCAAAAAAGATGTCGGCCGTTTGGGTACGTTTAACAAAATCAAGGTCTTTTTCATACACTTTGACGATAAGCCATAGGTTCGTATAATCGCTGATCTCGTAAAGTTTCATCCCTTTGGGAACGAACGCACCTTGATTGATTGCTTTTTGGGTTACGATGCCACTGTAGGGCGAAACGATGGTGATGGACTCAGGCACATTTTTATCAGCCATAATCTTCGAGATGGTCTTTTCATCGACCCCTAAAAGTTTGAGCTTTTGCGTGATGCTCTGTACCATACTGTCACTTTTGATACGTAACGCGTTGATGAGTTCCAACTCTGCGGTGTAAATCTCTTGCGAATAGAGCTTCGCAAGTGGCTCACCTTTTTTTACATGTAAAAAGTTTTTGTTCACATAAAGCTGCTCGATAAACGCGTCATAACGTAAACTCACTTCTTTGACATTTTCTTCATTGGCTTTGGTATAGCCGTAAAAATCTTTGGCAGAACCTTCCAAAACTTTTTTCACTTCGATGGTTTTGACATTGAAAATCTGCTTGGCATCAAGCTGCGCACTTACGAGTAAAAGTGCTGTTAAAATAAGATAGGTGTATTTCATAGCTCGACTCCTAAAAGGGTGTAGATTTTGATGATAGACTCGTTATACGCGAACGTGTTAGCGTTGATCTGTTTTTGCGCTTCAATGATTTGCGTGAGTACATTGAGAAGGCTTAAGAGCGCGTCATTTTGAGACAATGCGGTGCTTTGGAGCACTTCATACATCTTTTCATTTTCATGTAACACCTCTTTTGCCAAAGAGATTTTGTCGTACTGCAACTTTTTGTTGAGAAGCTCGTCTCTTAGCTCAAACTGCAAACTTTTATGCACCGACTGCACACTCTGTTCGGAGGAAGCATGGGTGAGTGTGGCTTTTTGGATGGAGGCATTCTCTTTGCCGTAAATCGGAAGCGGTACAGAAACGCCTAAAAAGGCGTAGTCATCTCTTCCTTGCCTTCGATTGTAGCCAAGAGTTACCGTGACATCGGGTGTTTTATTTGCTTTTTCATAGCGTAAATTGAGCAGCTCTTTTTGGCTGATCATCATTTGGGTTTGAAGCTTCGGCGATTTTTCCAAAAGCTTCTCTTCATCGCTGAGTGTGTAAGGCAACAACCCTTCGTTTGCACTCATCTCAGGTACATGCGCTACAATGATGCTCTCTAACTTGCGCTCGATGGACGCTTTGTCACGAAGCAATGTTTTTTTCTCGATGGCTAGATTTTTTTGCAAAATCGTATTGTTCAGCGTATCGACATAGTGCGCACTCGTGGTGTTGTAAGCAAGGTGAGCATTTTTTAAGATCTTCCAACACTTTTTCGTACTTGTTCACTAAAGCAAGGTCTTGGTTGATACGAATGTAGCTTTGCTCCAACACACCAATTTCTTGTTGCATCTCTAGTTTTTTGGTTTTAAGTTCCAGCTTTTTAATCGCCAAATCTTGCAAAGCAATCGACTCTTTGATGTCGAGCTTTCCACCCATTGGTATCTTTTGAGAAAGGGAAATTGCCTCATTTTGGGCGTCTTTATCTCTTGTGAGAGGCTCATTTAAAAAGATGTCGTTGACCCCAAGAGAGAGCATAGGGTTTTCCCAAATCTTGCTTATATCAACCTCTTTTTCAAGCGCGCTCACTTCAGCTTCAAGCGCCTTTAACTCATAGTTATGCTCATACGCTAAAGAGGTCAATTCGCTTTGCGCCAAAGCGTAGCCCGCAAGGGCTACGAGTATTAAAATGACGCGTTTCATTAGAGGTTAACGCTTGATTTTAAGCGTTGTTTTTTGCCATCGCTCGTTTCAACAACGATGTTAAGCTGCCATGTACCATTCATTGAGAAAGTGACATGTGCCATATACGAACCATTGACAAACATCGCCTCAGAAGTTTGCTCCATTGCTGGCATTCCTGGCATCGCTGGCATCGCTGCCGTTACGCTTACTTTCGCATCTTTGATCTCTTTACCATTCTCTTTGACTTTGATGTTGATCATGTTCATGCCCTGAGAGAGTGGTTTCTCACTTCTGTACTCAACTTCTAATGGACCCGCCATCCCTTTTTTAGACAACGCCTCTGCCGCAAAAACAGCACTAAGGCTCAACGCCACCGCTAAAAACACACCTAAAATCTTCTTCATCACGCACTCCTTGTAAAGTTATAGGGAAAGTATAGAGGGCGTGTGTGGAATATTTGTGGAGTGGTGCATAAAAAAGTTTAGTTACAACTAAAGAGAAAATGATTATAATCTTTCAATCTTTTTAAAATAAAAGGAGCTTTAATGTCCGTTCCTATCAAAGAAGGGAAACTACTTTATCACTTAACTTCTCTGTCAAATATCGAATCAATTTTATTGAACGGCTTGCAATCTAGAGCTATTGTAACTAATTTTAAAGACATTGCTGATCCAGATATTGTCAAATTTAGGGATGAAAACAATATTTTAAATTCGGTACCATTTCATTTTTTTCTAGGGTCGCCCTTTGCAGGTAGAGCACAAATGAATAATCCTACTGAAGAATTCATTTATATTACTATTCATAGAGATACAGCAAAAAAAAGCAATTTTAAAATTATTCCTACGCATCCA encodes the following:
- a CDS encoding efflux RND transporter periplasmic adaptor subunit produces the protein MKYTYLILTALLLVSAQLDAKQIFNVKTIEVKKVLEGSAKDFYGYTKANEENVKEVSLRYDAFIEQLYVNKNFLHVKKGEPLAKLYSQEIYTAELELINALRIKSDSMVQSITQKLKLLGVDEKTISKIMADKNVPESITIVSPYSGIVTQKAINQGAFVPKGMKLYEISDYTNLWLIVKVYEKDLDFVKRTQTADIFFDMSAKPYKAKIDFIYPKVDPQTKSVDVRLVIDNKDLEIYENAFAKARFGTAKREYLALPKSAVMTKGAKTSVFVKGEFEGEYEPREIEAKRLNNDTYEIVSGLKEGDVVVSNALFMFDADAQNNGGAMQ
- a CDS encoding TolC family protein, with the translated sequence MQKNLAIEKKTLLRDKASIERKLESIIVAHVPEMSANEGLLPYTLSDEEKLLEKSPKLQTQMMISQKELLNLRYEKANKTPDVTVTLGYNRRQGRDDYAFLGVSVPLPIYGKENASIQKATLTHASSEQSVQSVHKSLQFELRDELLNKKLQYDKISLAKEVLHENEKMYEVLQSTALSQNDALLSLLNVLTQIIEAQKQINANTFAYNESIIKIYTLLGVEL
- a CDS encoding TolC family protein — its product is MKRVILILVALAGYALAQSELTSLAYEHNYELKALEAEVSALEKEVDISKIWENPMLSLGVNDIFLNEPLTRDKDAQNEAISLSQKIPMGGKLDIKESIALQDLAIKKLELKTKKLEMQQEIGVLEQSYIRINQDLALVNKYEKVLEDLKKCSPCLQHHECALCRYAEQYDFAKKSSHREKNIAS
- a CDS encoding FixH family protein, which codes for MKKILGVFLAVALSLSAVFAAEALSKKGMAGPLEVEYRSEKPLSQGMNMINIKVKENGKEIKDAKVSVTAAMPAMPGMPAMEQTSEAMFVNGSYMAHVTFSMNGTWQLNIVVETSDGKKQRLKSSVNL
- a CDS encoding DarT ssDNA thymidine ADP-ribosyltransferase family protein encodes the protein MSVPIKEGKLLYHLTSLSNIESILLNGLQSRAIVTNFKDIADPDIVKFRDENNILNSVPFHFFLGSPFAGRAQMNNPTEEFIYITIHRDTAKKSNFKIIPTHPKHMNPLKIYNYDEGFKIIDWELMETRKYDNPECKEVCMAECISPSSVIQADQFHSIIVKSDDVKKAY